One Salvelinus fontinalis isolate EN_2023a chromosome 27, ASM2944872v1, whole genome shotgun sequence genomic region harbors:
- the LOC129825473 gene encoding transcription initiation factor IIA subunit 1-like isoform X3, with amino-acid sequence MASSANSNQVPKLYRSVIEDVINEVRELFLDEGVDEQVLMELKTLWENKLMQSKAVEGFNTEEQAALQAAAQQQAQQAQQATQQAQTQQLLLPPQQQVTSWQSTRPTVTSAPQQQVIMQDPKILQHMSATGMNAATTAATLALPTGISPYQQLITSQGQILQVLRAANGTQYIIQPQQQMVLQQQVLPQMQPGGGQAPVIQQVRPITQVLAPLQGGLPQQTGVIIQPQQVILTGNKVQQNAQVMQMTGQPGQVQQIQQQVQQVQQVQGGAAPVGPQQQQQTQQQQPPMMLQVDGAGDTSSEEEDEEEEYDEEEDEEKEKDGEDGQVEEEPLNSEDDVSDEEDQELFDTENVVVCQYDKIHRSKNKWKFHLKDGIMNLNGRDYVFSKAIGDAEW; translated from the exons ATGGCGAGCTCGGCTAACTCGAATCAAGTG CCTAAACTGTACAGGTCTGTGATTGAAGATGTTATCAACGAGGTCCGGGAGCTCTTCCTGGATGAGGGGGTGGACGAGCAGGTCCTCATGGAACTCAAAACG cTGTGGGAGAACAAGCTAATGCAGAGTAAGGCAGTGGAGGGCTTCAACACAGAGGAGCAGGCGGCCCTCCAGGCAGCAGCCCAGCAGCAGGCACAACAGGCCCAGCAGGCCACCCAGCAAGCCCAGACACAGCAGCTCCTCCTGCCCCCGCAGCAGCAAG TGACGAGCTGGCAATCGACCCGGCCTACTGTCACCAGCG CACCCCAGCAGCAAGTCATTATGCAGGATCCTAAAATTCTGCAGCATATGAGTGCAACAGGGATG AATGCAGCAACCACAGCAGCAACCTTGGCCTTACCAACAGGAATCAGTCCCTACCAACAACTCATCACTAGCCAAG GTCAGATCCTCCAGGTGCTGCGTGCGGCTAACGGGACCCAGTACATTATCCAGCCTCAGCAGCAGATGGTCCTTCAGCAGCAGGTCCTTCCTCAGATGCAGCCTGGCGGTGGGCAGGCCCCCGTCATACAGCAGGTACGCCCCATCACACAG GTACTGGCTCCTCTACAGGGAGGCCTCCCCCAGCAGACAGGAGTCATCATCCAGCCTCAACAGGTCATCCTCACTGGGAACAAGGTCCAGCAGAATGCACAG GTAATGCAGATGACAGGCCAGCCCGGTCAGGTGCAGCAGATCCAGCAGCAGGTCCAACAAGTTCAACAGGTCCAGGGCGGAGCTGCACCAGTAGGCccacagcaacagcagcagacccagcagcagcagcctccTATGATGCTGCAGGTGGACGGAGCCGGGGACACGTCCTCAGAGgaagaagatgaggaggaagagtaTGACGAGGAGGAAGATGAAGAAAAGGAAAAAGATGGAGAGGACGGCCAGGTGGAGGAG gagccTCTGAATAGTGAAGATGATGTGAGTGATGAGGAGGACCAAGAACTGTTTGATACAGAAAACGTGGTGGTGTGCCAGTACGACAAG ATCCACAGAAGTAAGAACAAATGGAAGTTCCACCTGAAGGATGGGATCATGAACCTGAACGGCCGAGACTATGTCTTCTCCAAAGCCATCGGGGATGCAGAGTGGTAA
- the LOC129825473 gene encoding transcription initiation factor IIA subunit 1-like isoform X1: MASSANSNQVPKLYRSVIEDVINEVRELFLDEGVDEQVLMELKTLWENKLMQSKAVEGFNTEEQAALQAAAQQQAQQAQQATQQAQTQQLLLPPQQQVTSWQSTRPTVTSAPQQQVIMQDPKILQHMSATGMNAATTAATLALPTGISPYQQLITSQGGNLSQNMYLKTVDGQILQVLRAANGTQYIIQPQQQMVLQQQVLPQMQPGGGQAPVIQQVRPITQVLAPLQGGLPQQTGVIIQPQQVILTGNKVQQNAQVMQMTGQPGQVQQIQQQVQQVQQVQGGAAPVGPQQQQQTQQQQPPMMLQVDGAGDTSSEEEDEEEEYDEEEDEEKEKDGEDGQVEEEPLNSEDDVSDEEDQELFDTENVVVCQYDKIHRSKNKWKFHLKDGIMNLNGRDYVFSKAIGDAEW, translated from the exons ATGGCGAGCTCGGCTAACTCGAATCAAGTG CCTAAACTGTACAGGTCTGTGATTGAAGATGTTATCAACGAGGTCCGGGAGCTCTTCCTGGATGAGGGGGTGGACGAGCAGGTCCTCATGGAACTCAAAACG cTGTGGGAGAACAAGCTAATGCAGAGTAAGGCAGTGGAGGGCTTCAACACAGAGGAGCAGGCGGCCCTCCAGGCAGCAGCCCAGCAGCAGGCACAACAGGCCCAGCAGGCCACCCAGCAAGCCCAGACACAGCAGCTCCTCCTGCCCCCGCAGCAGCAAG TGACGAGCTGGCAATCGACCCGGCCTACTGTCACCAGCG CACCCCAGCAGCAAGTCATTATGCAGGATCCTAAAATTCTGCAGCATATGAGTGCAACAGGGATG AATGCAGCAACCACAGCAGCAACCTTGGCCTTACCAACAGGAATCAGTCCCTACCAACAACTCATCACTAGCCAAG GCGGCAATTTGTCCCAGAATATGTATCTTAAAACAGTGGACG GTCAGATCCTCCAGGTGCTGCGTGCGGCTAACGGGACCCAGTACATTATCCAGCCTCAGCAGCAGATGGTCCTTCAGCAGCAGGTCCTTCCTCAGATGCAGCCTGGCGGTGGGCAGGCCCCCGTCATACAGCAGGTACGCCCCATCACACAG GTACTGGCTCCTCTACAGGGAGGCCTCCCCCAGCAGACAGGAGTCATCATCCAGCCTCAACAGGTCATCCTCACTGGGAACAAGGTCCAGCAGAATGCACAG GTAATGCAGATGACAGGCCAGCCCGGTCAGGTGCAGCAGATCCAGCAGCAGGTCCAACAAGTTCAACAGGTCCAGGGCGGAGCTGCACCAGTAGGCccacagcaacagcagcagacccagcagcagcagcctccTATGATGCTGCAGGTGGACGGAGCCGGGGACACGTCCTCAGAGgaagaagatgaggaggaagagtaTGACGAGGAGGAAGATGAAGAAAAGGAAAAAGATGGAGAGGACGGCCAGGTGGAGGAG gagccTCTGAATAGTGAAGATGATGTGAGTGATGAGGAGGACCAAGAACTGTTTGATACAGAAAACGTGGTGGTGTGCCAGTACGACAAG ATCCACAGAAGTAAGAACAAATGGAAGTTCCACCTGAAGGATGGGATCATGAACCTGAACGGCCGAGACTATGTCTTCTCCAAAGCCATCGGGGATGCAGAGTGGTAA
- the LOC129825473 gene encoding transcription initiation factor IIA subunit 1-like isoform X4: MASSANSNQVPKLYRSVIEDVINEVRELFLDEGVDEQVLMELKTLWENKLMQSKAVEGFNTEEQAALQAAAQQQAQQAQQATQQAQTQQLLLPPQQQVTSWQSTRPTVTSAPQQQVIMQDPKILQHMSATGMNAATTAATLALPTGISPYQQLITSQGQILQVLRAANGTQYIIQPQQQMVLQQQVLPQMQPGGGQAPVIQQVLAPLQGGLPQQTGVIIQPQQVILTGNKVQQNAQVMQMTGQPGQVQQIQQQVQQVQQVQGGAAPVGPQQQQQTQQQQPPMMLQVDGAGDTSSEEEDEEEEYDEEEDEEKEKDGEDGQVEEEPLNSEDDVSDEEDQELFDTENVVVCQYDKIHRSKNKWKFHLKDGIMNLNGRDYVFSKAIGDAEW, from the exons ATGGCGAGCTCGGCTAACTCGAATCAAGTG CCTAAACTGTACAGGTCTGTGATTGAAGATGTTATCAACGAGGTCCGGGAGCTCTTCCTGGATGAGGGGGTGGACGAGCAGGTCCTCATGGAACTCAAAACG cTGTGGGAGAACAAGCTAATGCAGAGTAAGGCAGTGGAGGGCTTCAACACAGAGGAGCAGGCGGCCCTCCAGGCAGCAGCCCAGCAGCAGGCACAACAGGCCCAGCAGGCCACCCAGCAAGCCCAGACACAGCAGCTCCTCCTGCCCCCGCAGCAGCAAG TGACGAGCTGGCAATCGACCCGGCCTACTGTCACCAGCG CACCCCAGCAGCAAGTCATTATGCAGGATCCTAAAATTCTGCAGCATATGAGTGCAACAGGGATG AATGCAGCAACCACAGCAGCAACCTTGGCCTTACCAACAGGAATCAGTCCCTACCAACAACTCATCACTAGCCAAG GTCAGATCCTCCAGGTGCTGCGTGCGGCTAACGGGACCCAGTACATTATCCAGCCTCAGCAGCAGATGGTCCTTCAGCAGCAGGTCCTTCCTCAGATGCAGCCTGGCGGTGGGCAGGCCCCCGTCATACAGCAG GTACTGGCTCCTCTACAGGGAGGCCTCCCCCAGCAGACAGGAGTCATCATCCAGCCTCAACAGGTCATCCTCACTGGGAACAAGGTCCAGCAGAATGCACAG GTAATGCAGATGACAGGCCAGCCCGGTCAGGTGCAGCAGATCCAGCAGCAGGTCCAACAAGTTCAACAGGTCCAGGGCGGAGCTGCACCAGTAGGCccacagcaacagcagcagacccagcagcagcagcctccTATGATGCTGCAGGTGGACGGAGCCGGGGACACGTCCTCAGAGgaagaagatgaggaggaagagtaTGACGAGGAGGAAGATGAAGAAAAGGAAAAAGATGGAGAGGACGGCCAGGTGGAGGAG gagccTCTGAATAGTGAAGATGATGTGAGTGATGAGGAGGACCAAGAACTGTTTGATACAGAAAACGTGGTGGTGTGCCAGTACGACAAG ATCCACAGAAGTAAGAACAAATGGAAGTTCCACCTGAAGGATGGGATCATGAACCTGAACGGCCGAGACTATGTCTTCTCCAAAGCCATCGGGGATGCAGAGTGGTAA
- the LOC129825473 gene encoding transcription initiation factor IIA subunit 1-like isoform X5: protein MELKTLWENKLMQSKAVEGFNTEEQAALQAAAQQQAQQAQQATQQAQTQQLLLPPQQQVTSWQSTRPTVTSAPQQQVIMQDPKILQHMSATGMNAATTAATLALPTGISPYQQLITSQGGNLSQNMYLKTVDGQILQVLRAANGTQYIIQPQQQMVLQQQVLPQMQPGGGQAPVIQQVRPITQVLAPLQGGLPQQTGVIIQPQQVILTGNKVQQNAQVMQMTGQPGQVQQIQQQVQQVQQVQGGAAPVGPQQQQQTQQQQPPMMLQVDGAGDTSSEEEDEEEEYDEEEDEEKEKDGEDGQVEEEPLNSEDDVSDEEDQELFDTENVVVCQYDKIHRSKNKWKFHLKDGIMNLNGRDYVFSKAIGDAEW, encoded by the exons ATGGAACTCAAAACG cTGTGGGAGAACAAGCTAATGCAGAGTAAGGCAGTGGAGGGCTTCAACACAGAGGAGCAGGCGGCCCTCCAGGCAGCAGCCCAGCAGCAGGCACAACAGGCCCAGCAGGCCACCCAGCAAGCCCAGACACAGCAGCTCCTCCTGCCCCCGCAGCAGCAAG TGACGAGCTGGCAATCGACCCGGCCTACTGTCACCAGCG CACCCCAGCAGCAAGTCATTATGCAGGATCCTAAAATTCTGCAGCATATGAGTGCAACAGGGATG AATGCAGCAACCACAGCAGCAACCTTGGCCTTACCAACAGGAATCAGTCCCTACCAACAACTCATCACTAGCCAAG GCGGCAATTTGTCCCAGAATATGTATCTTAAAACAGTGGACG GTCAGATCCTCCAGGTGCTGCGTGCGGCTAACGGGACCCAGTACATTATCCAGCCTCAGCAGCAGATGGTCCTTCAGCAGCAGGTCCTTCCTCAGATGCAGCCTGGCGGTGGGCAGGCCCCCGTCATACAGCAGGTACGCCCCATCACACAG GTACTGGCTCCTCTACAGGGAGGCCTCCCCCAGCAGACAGGAGTCATCATCCAGCCTCAACAGGTCATCCTCACTGGGAACAAGGTCCAGCAGAATGCACAG GTAATGCAGATGACAGGCCAGCCCGGTCAGGTGCAGCAGATCCAGCAGCAGGTCCAACAAGTTCAACAGGTCCAGGGCGGAGCTGCACCAGTAGGCccacagcaacagcagcagacccagcagcagcagcctccTATGATGCTGCAGGTGGACGGAGCCGGGGACACGTCCTCAGAGgaagaagatgaggaggaagagtaTGACGAGGAGGAAGATGAAGAAAAGGAAAAAGATGGAGAGGACGGCCAGGTGGAGGAG gagccTCTGAATAGTGAAGATGATGTGAGTGATGAGGAGGACCAAGAACTGTTTGATACAGAAAACGTGGTGGTGTGCCAGTACGACAAG ATCCACAGAAGTAAGAACAAATGGAAGTTCCACCTGAAGGATGGGATCATGAACCTGAACGGCCGAGACTATGTCTTCTCCAAAGCCATCGGGGATGCAGAGTGGTAA
- the LOC129825473 gene encoding transcription initiation factor IIA subunit 1-like isoform X2: MASSANSNQVPKLYRSVIEDVINEVRELFLDEGVDEQVLMELKTLWENKLMQSKAVEGFNTEEQAALQAAAQQQAQQAQQATQQAQTQQLLLPPQQQVTSWQSTRPTVTSAPQQQVIMQDPKILQHMSATGMNAATTAATLALPTGISPYQQLITSQGGNLSQNMYLKTVDGQILQVLRAANGTQYIIQPQQQMVLQQQVLPQMQPGGGQAPVIQQVLAPLQGGLPQQTGVIIQPQQVILTGNKVQQNAQVMQMTGQPGQVQQIQQQVQQVQQVQGGAAPVGPQQQQQTQQQQPPMMLQVDGAGDTSSEEEDEEEEYDEEEDEEKEKDGEDGQVEEEPLNSEDDVSDEEDQELFDTENVVVCQYDKIHRSKNKWKFHLKDGIMNLNGRDYVFSKAIGDAEW; the protein is encoded by the exons ATGGCGAGCTCGGCTAACTCGAATCAAGTG CCTAAACTGTACAGGTCTGTGATTGAAGATGTTATCAACGAGGTCCGGGAGCTCTTCCTGGATGAGGGGGTGGACGAGCAGGTCCTCATGGAACTCAAAACG cTGTGGGAGAACAAGCTAATGCAGAGTAAGGCAGTGGAGGGCTTCAACACAGAGGAGCAGGCGGCCCTCCAGGCAGCAGCCCAGCAGCAGGCACAACAGGCCCAGCAGGCCACCCAGCAAGCCCAGACACAGCAGCTCCTCCTGCCCCCGCAGCAGCAAG TGACGAGCTGGCAATCGACCCGGCCTACTGTCACCAGCG CACCCCAGCAGCAAGTCATTATGCAGGATCCTAAAATTCTGCAGCATATGAGTGCAACAGGGATG AATGCAGCAACCACAGCAGCAACCTTGGCCTTACCAACAGGAATCAGTCCCTACCAACAACTCATCACTAGCCAAG GCGGCAATTTGTCCCAGAATATGTATCTTAAAACAGTGGACG GTCAGATCCTCCAGGTGCTGCGTGCGGCTAACGGGACCCAGTACATTATCCAGCCTCAGCAGCAGATGGTCCTTCAGCAGCAGGTCCTTCCTCAGATGCAGCCTGGCGGTGGGCAGGCCCCCGTCATACAGCAG GTACTGGCTCCTCTACAGGGAGGCCTCCCCCAGCAGACAGGAGTCATCATCCAGCCTCAACAGGTCATCCTCACTGGGAACAAGGTCCAGCAGAATGCACAG GTAATGCAGATGACAGGCCAGCCCGGTCAGGTGCAGCAGATCCAGCAGCAGGTCCAACAAGTTCAACAGGTCCAGGGCGGAGCTGCACCAGTAGGCccacagcaacagcagcagacccagcagcagcagcctccTATGATGCTGCAGGTGGACGGAGCCGGGGACACGTCCTCAGAGgaagaagatgaggaggaagagtaTGACGAGGAGGAAGATGAAGAAAAGGAAAAAGATGGAGAGGACGGCCAGGTGGAGGAG gagccTCTGAATAGTGAAGATGATGTGAGTGATGAGGAGGACCAAGAACTGTTTGATACAGAAAACGTGGTGGTGTGCCAGTACGACAAG ATCCACAGAAGTAAGAACAAATGGAAGTTCCACCTGAAGGATGGGATCATGAACCTGAACGGCCGAGACTATGTCTTCTCCAAAGCCATCGGGGATGCAGAGTGGTAA